Proteins encoded by one window of Lathyrus oleraceus cultivar Zhongwan6 chromosome 1, CAAS_Psat_ZW6_1.0, whole genome shotgun sequence:
- the LOC127130175 gene encoding dehydration-responsive element-binding protein 1C-like, whose translation MFPSNNPSTSQPTSSKPSTSSNTSLPNLEVSHEMEVFNEEVRLAASTPKKRAGRKKFKETRHPVFRGVRRRNLDKWVCEMREPNKKTKIWLGTFPTAEMAARAHDVAALALRGRNACLNFADSAWRLPIPATTATKDIQKAAAQAAADFRPDKILMANYIETAEAASATTEQQLMFRLEEEQEEEVLNIPESLRNMALLSPTHSLGHEFEYQDINEDLEDVEMSLWSFSL comes from the coding sequence ATGTTTCCATCTAACAACCCTTCCACTTCACAACCCACTTCTTCTAAACCTTCAACTTCTTCCAACACATCATTGCCAAATTTAGAGGTTTCTCATGAGATGGAAGTTTTCAACGAGGAGGTGCGGTTAGCTGCGAGTACACCGAAGAAGCGTGCAGGGAGGAAGAAGTTCAAGGAGACTCGCCATCCGGTGTTCAGGGGTGTGAGGAGGAGGAACTTGGATAAGTGGGTGTGTGAAATGAGAGAGCCTAACAAGAAGACTAAAATTTGGTTAGGGACTTTTCCGACGGCCGAGATGGCTGCCCGAGCCCATGATGTCGCGGCATTAGCATTGAGAGGTCGTAACGCCTGTCTCAACTTTGCAGACTCGGCATGGCGACTTCCTATTCCTGCCACTACCGCGACAAAAGATATACAAAAGGCAGCTGCACAAGCTGCCGCGGATTTCAGACCAGACAAGATTTTAATGGCTAATTATATCGAAACAGCTGAAGCCGCCTCCGCCACCACAGAGCAGCAGCTTATGTTTCGTTTGGAAGAGGAACAAGAGGAGGAAGTGTTAAACATTCCAGAGTCCTTGAGAAATATGGCTCTTCTGTCCCCTACACATAGCTTGGGGCATGAGTTTGAGTATCAAGATATTAATGAAGACCTTGAAGATGTTGAGATGTCACTATGGAGTTTTTCTCTTTGA